The proteins below are encoded in one region of Limnochorda pilosa:
- the flhF gene encoding flagellar biosynthesis protein FlhF, translating into MRVKRFVADTMQEAIARVKEEYGPEAVILQTRTFRRGLFGLMGARRTEVLAAVDPGPGRNGTGVGTRPAAREGGEPAAPGRAARTEGATLAPREPDGAPAARSASREPSARPAAPPGALEERAALLGRPNGRPYQGVATLSNGHARPPAPPAQPVAPPVWAVERTPPPAPAPEAGWPPGLERVYRRLVDRAVEPPFARRVVEGILPLLPPGLPVAEGRALELARDHLASLIPVSPSLRLGAGPRRVVVLVGPTGVGKTTSVAKLAAHHGLMAGHPVGLLSFDTYRVGAAEQLRTYAEIIGLPMEVVYHPGELAASLERMADRHLILVDTAGRSPQDLMRLQELRSYLRMLPEPEVYLVLSATVRFADMARAAERFEPLGYRHLIVTKMDEATAPGMVLNAVFQTGRPLAYLSTGQDVPDDFEAADPDRIAAHLLEDADE; encoded by the coding sequence ATGAGGGTTAAGCGCTTCGTGGCGGACACCATGCAGGAAGCCATTGCTCGGGTGAAGGAGGAGTACGGCCCCGAGGCGGTCATCCTCCAGACCCGCACCTTCCGGCGGGGCCTCTTTGGTCTCATGGGCGCCCGGCGGACGGAGGTGCTGGCCGCGGTCGATCCGGGGCCCGGGCGGAACGGGACGGGGGTCGGGACACGGCCGGCGGCGCGCGAAGGGGGCGAGCCGGCCGCGCCCGGCCGGGCGGCCCGTACGGAGGGCGCGACCCTGGCGCCCCGCGAACCCGACGGGGCCCCCGCGGCGCGGTCGGCGTCGCGTGAACCGAGCGCGCGGCCTGCGGCCCCGCCGGGCGCCCTGGAGGAACGGGCGGCCCTGCTGGGACGGCCCAACGGGCGCCCGTACCAGGGGGTCGCCACCCTTTCCAACGGTCACGCCAGGCCTCCGGCACCCCCAGCGCAGCCTGTGGCCCCACCGGTCTGGGCCGTGGAGCGCACGCCGCCGCCGGCACCTGCTCCCGAGGCGGGCTGGCCGCCAGGGCTCGAGCGGGTCTACCGGCGCCTGGTGGACCGGGCGGTGGAGCCGCCCTTCGCCCGGCGGGTGGTGGAGGGGATCCTGCCGCTCCTGCCACCGGGGCTGCCCGTGGCCGAGGGACGGGCCCTGGAGCTGGCCCGGGACCACCTGGCGAGCCTGATCCCCGTGAGCCCCAGCCTCCGGCTGGGAGCCGGGCCCCGGCGGGTGGTGGTGCTGGTGGGACCCACGGGGGTGGGGAAGACCACCTCCGTGGCCAAGCTGGCCGCCCACCACGGCCTGATGGCCGGCCACCCCGTGGGCTTGCTGAGCTTCGACACCTACCGGGTGGGGGCGGCCGAGCAGCTCCGCACCTACGCGGAGATCATCGGGCTTCCGATGGAGGTGGTCTACCATCCAGGCGAACTCGCGGCCAGCCTCGAGCGGATGGCCGACCGGCACCTGATCCTGGTGGACACCGCAGGCCGCAGCCCGCAGGACCTCATGCGCCTTCAGGAACTGCGGAGCTACCTAAGGATGCTGCCCGAGCCCGAGGTCTACCTGGTGCTGAGCGCAACCGTCCGGTTCGCGGACATGGCCCGGGCGGCCGAACGCTTCGAGCCTCTGGGGTACCGCCATCTCATCGTCACCAAGATGGATGAAGCGACCGCCCCCGGCATGGTGCTCAACGCCGTCTTCCAGACGGGGCGCCCCCTGGCCTACCTCTCCACGGGCCAAGACGTCCCCGACGACTTCGAGGCGGCCGACCCGGACCGGATCGCCGCCCACTTGCTGGAGGACGCCGATGAGTGA
- a CDS encoding MinD/ParA family protein, with product MSDQAERLRTLVRQLHGGEPSHRGRVLTVTSGKGGVGKSSLAINLALAIQRMGWRVCLFDADLGLANVDVMLGLTPTEDLTEVLRQGFDLQRCLVEGPLGLQVISGGSGFYELANLSDPQLERLLGQLTRLDDLFDVLVIDTGAGISRTVLSFVLSSLESILVTTPEPTAITDAYGMAKVIFSRRPEGQVRLVVNQARDAAEARAVAERINLVARRFLGREMDLLGYLPFDLQVREAVQAQVPFVLANPHARVSRLVAAMAEQILGARSRPLGFSGLLERMAGVFR from the coding sequence ATGAGTGACCAGGCCGAACGCCTTCGGACGCTGGTGCGCCAGCTTCACGGGGGAGAGCCGTCCCACCGGGGACGGGTACTGACCGTCACCTCGGGCAAGGGGGGCGTGGGGAAGAGCAGCCTGGCCATCAACCTGGCCCTGGCCATCCAGCGGATGGGGTGGCGGGTCTGCCTTTTCGACGCGGACCTGGGCCTGGCGAACGTGGACGTGATGCTGGGGCTCACTCCCACGGAGGATCTCACCGAGGTCCTGCGGCAGGGCTTCGATCTCCAGCGCTGCCTGGTGGAGGGCCCGCTGGGGCTGCAGGTGATCTCGGGCGGCTCGGGCTTCTACGAGCTGGCCAACCTGAGCGATCCCCAGCTGGAGCGCCTGCTTGGGCAGCTCACCCGGCTGGACGACCTGTTCGACGTGCTGGTGATCGATACGGGGGCCGGGATCAGCCGGACGGTGCTGAGCTTCGTGCTCTCCAGCCTGGAGTCGATCCTGGTGACCACGCCCGAGCCGACGGCCATCACCGACGCCTACGGCATGGCCAAGGTCATCTTCTCCCGCAGGCCCGAGGGCCAGGTCCGGCTCGTGGTCAACCAGGCGCGGGACGCGGCGGAGGCCCGGGCCGTGGCCGAGCGCATCAACCTGGTGGCCCGCCGCTTCCTGGGACGGGAGATGGATCTGTTGGGCTACCTCCCCTTCGACCTCCAGGTACGCGAGGCGGTGCAGGCGCAGGTGCCCTTCGTGCTGGCCAACCCCCACGCGCGGGTGTCGCGCCTGGTGGCGGCCATGGCCGAGCAGATCCTGGGGGCGCGCTCCAGGCCCCTGGGGTTCTCGGGGCTTCTGGAGCGGATGGCAGGGGTCTTTCGCTAG